The following nucleotide sequence is from Rhodothermales bacterium.
CCGGTGGTTTCAGTATTGGCTTCAATACCCGCACTGATGGTGAGGAAACCCTCCCGCGGCGCAGACTTGGTGGTGAGGTTGATCACACCGCCGCCAAACTCGCCGGGAAAGTTCGACGAGTAACTCTTCTGCACTAGCGATGAAGCGATCACATTGCTTGGAAATAGGTCGAGCGGCACGACGCGCTTGAGCGGCTCCGGACTGGGAAGGGGCGAACCGTTGAGCAAGGCGAGCGAATAACGGTCGCCCAGACCGCGAACATAGACGAAGCCCTTGCCGACAACGCTCAGGCCAGTGACGCGCGACAGGGCGCCGGCAATGTTACCCTCGCCAGTACGCGCGATTTCAGCAGTCGAAAGCACCGAGATGACCTGCGGTGCGGCCCTGGTTATGTCGCGAGAACGACGCCCGGTGACAATGATTTCAGCACCCGGCACCGAAACATCCGGCTGCTCAATTTCTTCTTCGCCCTCTGTTTCCTGATCGGCATCAGGCATGTCTGCCTCAGGCATCTGCTCCTGAGGCGTGTCGTCCTCGCTGCCAAGGTCAGGCGTGGTGTCCTGCGCCTGCACCAGAGAAGGGGTCGCGAGCGCTGTGGTGAGCAGCAGCAGGGATGCAAGCCGCGGCATGAACATTTTTATGGCCCCCCTGGGGTATATCGAATGCGAACAAGGGGGCAGCCGGGTCCGGCCGCCCCCCTTGGCGTGTCAGGCGGCCGGTCAGCTCGTCGGAAGCGACGTGCAGAGACCGGAGTTGCCGACACCGAAATCGGCGGCCGTGCTGTTGCAGGTCCAACCGCCGTACCAGGTGTCCGCAGCATCCTTGACCGCGCCGACGTAGTCCGTCGCATCGAAG
It contains:
- a CDS encoding TonB-dependent receptor plug domain-containing protein — translated: MPRLASLLLLTTALATPSLVQAQDTTPDLGSEDDTPQEQMPEADMPDADQETEGEEEIEQPDVSVPGAEIIVTGRRSRDITRAAPQVISVLSTAEIARTGEGNIAGALSRVTGLSVVGKGFVYVRGLGDRYSLALLNGSPLPSPEPLKRVVPLDLFPSNVIASSLVQKSYSSNFPGEFGGGVINLTTKSAPREGFLTISAGIEANTETTG